In one Solanum lycopersicum chromosome 11, SLM_r2.1 genomic region, the following are encoded:
- the LOC104644455 gene encoding uncharacterized protein, which yields MGDLNQQQLAQLLALYQEANATSSARLEDLNARLDALTKDLANLKADVEAIGNGNQNQGWKGKAVAAGSRSETGGNSMIPKHIKLDFPRFCGQEDPWGWMNTCEHYFQHQHTQEEEEIGLASFHLEGIAQRETGVMGDPKQKQLEILALYKEERATNLARLEDLNARVNAVMNELANLEAYVEAIENGNQNRGWKGTDLTDSHFRG from the exons ATGGGAGATCTAAACCAACAACAATTAGCACAATTGTTGGCTTTGTACCAAGAAGCAAATGCTACCAGTTCAGCAAGACTGGAAGACTTGAATGCTCGCTTGGATGCACTAACGAAGGATTTAGCAAATTTAAAGGCAGATGTTGAAGCAATTGGTAATGGCAATCAAAATCAAGGTTGGAAAGGTAAAGCAGTGGCTGCAGGTTCAAGATCAGAAACAGGTGGGAATTCCATGATTCCTAAACATATAAAGTTGGATTTTCCACGATTTTGTGGCCAAGAAGATCCCTGGGGATGGATGAACACGTGTGAGCATTACTTTCAACACCAACAtacacaagaagaagaagaaattggaCTTGCTTCTTTTCATTTGGAAGGAATTGCACAACGAGAGACGGGAGTTATGGGAGATCCAAAGCAAAAACAATTAGAAATTTTGGCTTTGTACAAAGAAGAACGTGCAACCAATTTAGCAAGGCTGGAAGACTTAAATGCTCGCGTGAATGCAGTAATGAATGAATTAGCAAATTTAGAGGCATATGTTGAAGCGATTGAAAATGGCAATCAGAATCGAGGTTGGAAAG GGACCGACCTTACAGATTCGCACTTTCGTGGCTAG